The proteins below come from a single Ignavibacteriales bacterium genomic window:
- a CDS encoding cytochrome ubiquinol oxidase subunit I, which yields MSVELLSRIQFAFTIAFHYIYPPLSIGLGVALVLMEGLYLKTKNPIFQQMTKFWVRVFALTFALGVATGIVMEFEFGTNWATYSRYVGDVFGSALAAEGIFAFFLESGFLAVLVFGWNKVSPKMHFFSTIMVALGAMLSAVWIVVANSWQQTPAGFHIVGEGINARAEITNFWQMVFNPSSMERLMHTLSGAWLSGSFLILSVSAYYLLRNKHTDFAIRSFKVGLGIAIFASLFQLVSGHSSAVGVSKNQPAKLAAYEAHFDSNKVADMYLFGWVNEKNQKVNFGVAIPGFLSYLVHGDFNTPIKGLNAFKKNEIPPVNFVFQTYHLMVAIGFTLIGLSVLGLFYLWRGTLFQKKWLLKIFVLSVLLPQAANQLGWFSAEVGRQPWIVQGLLRTSDALSKAVEANQVIFSLILFSIIYALLLVLFLYLLNEKIQHGPMEADLVTSEYEKQKMIFSKNQK from the coding sequence ATGTCAGTAGAATTATTATCAAGAATTCAATTCGCATTTACAATTGCATTCCATTATATCTATCCTCCGCTCAGCATCGGATTAGGAGTGGCTCTTGTATTAATGGAAGGACTTTACTTAAAAACTAAAAACCCAATCTTTCAGCAGATGACAAAATTTTGGGTGCGTGTTTTTGCATTAACATTTGCATTAGGAGTCGCCACCGGAATTGTAATGGAGTTCGAGTTTGGTACTAACTGGGCTACATACTCAAGATATGTCGGCGATGTTTTTGGAAGTGCATTAGCAGCCGAAGGAATTTTTGCATTCTTTCTTGAATCCGGTTTTTTAGCTGTCCTAGTATTCGGTTGGAATAAAGTTTCTCCTAAAATGCATTTCTTTTCTACAATAATGGTTGCGTTGGGTGCTATGTTGAGTGCTGTTTGGATTGTGGTTGCAAATTCATGGCAGCAGACTCCAGCCGGGTTTCATATTGTTGGTGAAGGTATAAATGCCCGTGCCGAGATAACCAACTTTTGGCAAATGGTATTTAACCCATCTTCAATGGAAAGATTAATGCATACTCTATCCGGTGCATGGCTTTCAGGTTCATTTTTAATTTTGAGTGTTTCGGCATATTATCTTTTAAGGAATAAGCATACCGATTTCGCAATCAGATCGTTTAAAGTCGGTTTGGGTATTGCAATTTTTGCGTCTTTGTTTCAATTAGTTTCCGGGCATAGCAGTGCTGTAGGCGTTAGCAAAAATCAACCGGCAAAATTAGCGGCTTATGAAGCTCACTTCGATTCGAATAAAGTTGCTGATATGTATTTATTCGGCTGGGTAAATGAGAAAAATCAAAAAGTAAATTTTGGTGTAGCAATTCCCGGCTTTCTAAGCTATTTGGTACATGGTGATTTCAATACTCCGATAAAAGGATTAAATGCATTTAAGAAAAATGAGATTCCTCCGGTTAATTTTGTATTTCAAACTTATCATCTGATGGTTGCAATAGGATTTACTCTAATCGGGTTGAGTGTGCTCGGTTTATTTTATTTATGGAGAGGAACTCTCTTCCAAAAGAAATGGCTTTTAAAAATATTTGTTCTTTCTGTTCTACTGCCTCAGGCAGCAAACCAATTAGGCTGGTTTTCTGCTGAAGTCGGCAGACAGCCCTGGATTGTTCAAGGATTACTTAGAACATCGGACGCGCTTTCAAAAGCAGTAGAAGCAAATCAAGTTATCTTTTCTTTAATACTTTTTTCGATAATCTATGCTCTGCTTCTTGTCCTTTTCCTCTATCTACTTAACGAGAAGATTCAACACGGTCCAATGGAAGCAGATTTAGTAACATCAGAATATGAAAAACAAAAAATGATATTTTCCAAAAACCAAAAGTGA